Proteins encoded together in one uncultured Desulfosarcina sp. window:
- a CDS encoding flavin reductase family protein, translating to MELKSAQFKMFLPIPVTVITTVDAQGVANGAPYSCVMPVLGPLNLISIASALPRDTLRNIRETNEFVVNVMGRPAFRKAMSCAKTYPPDVDEMKAVGLHTVPSKKVAPPRIVDAVGWIEAAMEKEVVGENYSVIIGRVLCSEVNDRYWNDGKLTENPLVLLAPHFRTLGDRVAKSEEFIDRSTHREPSAG from the coding sequence ATGGAGCTTAAGAGTGCGCAATTCAAGATGTTTTTGCCGATTCCGGTTACCGTGATTACGACTGTGGATGCCCAAGGCGTGGCAAACGGCGCGCCATACAGTTGCGTGATGCCGGTTTTGGGACCGCTGAATCTCATTTCCATCGCGTCTGCCCTGCCGCGCGATACCCTGAGAAACATCCGCGAAACCAATGAGTTTGTGGTTAACGTAATGGGAAGACCGGCGTTTCGCAAGGCCATGTCCTGCGCCAAGACCTATCCGCCCGATGTGGACGAGATGAAGGCGGTCGGACTCCATACCGTGCCGTCCAAGAAGGTCGCTCCCCCTCGAATCGTGGATGCCGTGGGATGGATCGAAGCCGCCATGGAAAAAGAGGTGGTCGGCGAAAACTACTCGGTCATTATCGGGCGGGTCCTGTGCTCGGAGGTCAACGACCGCTACTGGAACGACGGAAAGCTTACCGAGAATCCATTGGTGTTGCTCGCACCTCATTTCAGAACTCTCGGTGACAGGGTCGCCAAGAGTGAGGAGTTCATCGATCGATCAACCCATAGGGAACCTTCAGCTGGCTAA
- a CDS encoding ABC transporter substrate-binding protein: MIRRWIAWLFVIMLGFGTVNAVAQSPTDTDLAGRKVSSPFDPQRIVCLGPGTLRLIVYLQAEKKVVGVEALEKNFPRGRPYWLAHPELGQLPTCGPGGVAAINRKPDLETILKLAPEVIFVTYMDAELADDVQALLGIPVVVLSYGDFSTFDEVVYDALRIAAACLNRVDRAEVVIRSIENWRADLSRRTGDIPMDQRPGAYVGGIGFRDVQGIESTQRNYPPLDWVYADNLAGPIENNAGSHVVVAKEMLLKLDPSFIFIDGGGLSLVSGDVSRRPSYYKALTAFSKRRVYVLHPFNWYVTNIDTALTNAYAAGKILYPHRFTDIDLEKKADEIYTELVGRPIYKEMKSDYGSIGRVAPFVD; encoded by the coding sequence ATGATCCGACGTTGGATAGCATGGCTGTTTGTAATCATGTTGGGCTTCGGAACCGTCAATGCCGTGGCGCAATCCCCGACCGACACCGATTTGGCCGGAAGGAAAGTGAGTTCCCCGTTCGATCCGCAACGAATCGTTTGCCTCGGCCCCGGAACACTGAGGCTGATCGTCTATCTCCAGGCGGAGAAGAAGGTTGTCGGCGTCGAAGCCCTGGAAAAGAACTTTCCCCGCGGCCGGCCCTACTGGCTGGCCCACCCGGAACTTGGCCAACTGCCGACCTGTGGACCCGGCGGTGTCGCGGCCATCAACCGGAAGCCGGACCTGGAGACCATTCTGAAACTGGCGCCCGAGGTAATCTTCGTCACCTACATGGATGCCGAACTGGCCGACGATGTCCAGGCACTGCTCGGCATTCCGGTCGTCGTTTTGAGCTACGGCGATTTTTCGACCTTCGATGAAGTGGTCTACGATGCGCTGCGGATTGCTGCGGCCTGTCTAAATCGGGTCGACCGTGCCGAAGTGGTGATCCGGTCGATCGAAAACTGGCGCGCCGACCTTTCCCGGCGGACAGGGGATATCCCCATGGATCAACGGCCAGGGGCATACGTAGGAGGAATCGGCTTTCGCGATGTCCAGGGCATCGAAAGCACCCAGCGAAACTACCCGCCCCTCGACTGGGTCTATGCCGACAACCTGGCCGGTCCTATCGAGAACAACGCGGGCAGCCATGTTGTCGTAGCCAAGGAGATGCTGTTGAAGCTCGATCCTTCATTCATCTTCATCGATGGCGGCGGACTGTCCCTCGTCTCGGGCGACGTCTCCCGCAGACCTTCGTATTATAAGGCTTTAACGGCATTTTCGAAGCGGCGGGTCTACGTCCTGCACCCGTTCAACTGGTATGTCACCAACATCGATACGGCATTGACCAACGCCTATGCCGCAGGCAAAATCCTCTACCCCCATCGCTTCACGGATATCGATCTGGAGAAAAAAGCCGATGAGATCTATACCGAACTGGTGGGCCGGCCGATCTACAAAGAAATGAAGAGCGACTATGGATCGATCGGACGGGTGGCGCCGTTTGTCGACTGA
- a CDS encoding HU family DNA-binding protein, with translation MNKIELADQLRQSTGITKPMAQKVVKIFFESMTDALAKGERVEIRGLCSFFVKNYPSYVGRNPKTGKKIAVEPKKLPFFKVGKGLKELLNEVDNKNQSTNGATRPIDP, from the coding sequence ATGAATAAAATTGAGTTAGCCGATCAGTTGCGGCAATCCACCGGTATTACGAAACCAATGGCCCAAAAAGTGGTCAAGATATTTTTTGAGTCGATGACCGATGCCCTGGCCAAAGGGGAACGGGTGGAAATTCGAGGCTTATGCAGTTTTTTTGTCAAGAACTACCCAAGTTATGTCGGCCGGAATCCGAAAACAGGAAAGAAGATTGCCGTTGAACCCAAAAAACTGCCGTTCTTCAAGGTCGGCAAAGGGTTAAAAGAGCTTCTCAATGAAGTCGACAACAAGAATCAGTCGACAAACGGCGCCACCCGTCCGATCGATCCATAG